A genomic window from Acinetobacter lwoffii includes:
- a CDS encoding inorganic phosphate transporter codes for MNPNQTPVDSAHGSAFQKSTNVHVPTPKFFMPVFLTLIITTLIYIGFQLSADLAHVPALGLYSVILLATALFIALSFEFVNGFHDTANAVATVIYTNALSAPVAVMWAGFCNFLGVMVASGAVAYGIIALLPVELIMNVGSGAGFAMVFAMLIAAILWNLGTWFLGIPASSSHTLIGSILGVGIMNYILNAGTGASGIDMEQVMKVGKALLFSPLIGFAFAAIVFLLVKKIFKRQLELFQPPEGNKPPPPLIRAMLIFTCTGVSFAHGSNDGQKGMGLIMLILIGCVPLAYSLNKNLDVQHIQSFGQLSAQTADVIYPNHQDIPDEQARDVITKYIQTKEITPEVVPALASLTDHLGEKVGSYTSIKDVPEAQVSEFRNDMYLSTTAFKRLDKAEALPTMSAAQEKTVDEYRDNLDSFLQYIPTWVKVATALALGLGTMVGWKRIVVTVGERIGKQHMTYGQGMSAELVAMSTIAAADGFGMPVSTTHVLNSAVAGTMVANKSGLNFQMVKTILSAWVFTLPATICLSGGLYWVLLKVF; via the coding sequence ATGAATCCTAATCAAACTCCCGTAGATTCAGCACACGGGTCGGCTTTCCAAAAGTCGACCAATGTTCATGTGCCAACACCGAAATTCTTTATGCCGGTGTTCCTGACTCTTATTATCACTACGCTGATTTATATCGGCTTCCAGTTGTCTGCAGATTTAGCGCATGTACCGGCCTTGGGCTTGTATTCAGTTATTTTGTTAGCGACAGCACTTTTTATTGCGTTGAGCTTTGAGTTTGTCAATGGCTTCCACGATACCGCCAATGCAGTTGCCACGGTCATCTATACCAATGCACTTTCTGCTCCTGTCGCAGTGATGTGGGCCGGCTTCTGTAACTTCCTTGGGGTTATGGTGGCCAGTGGTGCGGTCGCTTACGGCATTATTGCGTTATTGCCGGTCGAGCTGATCATGAATGTCGGCTCCGGAGCAGGCTTTGCCATGGTCTTTGCCATGCTGATCGCGGCTATTCTCTGGAATCTGGGAACCTGGTTCCTCGGTATTCCAGCATCCAGTTCACATACCCTGATCGGTTCGATTCTGGGTGTGGGCATCATGAACTATATTCTGAATGCCGGTACTGGCGCTTCAGGTATAGACATGGAGCAGGTGATGAAAGTCGGTAAGGCGCTGTTATTCTCGCCTTTAATCGGTTTTGCATTTGCTGCGATTGTGTTCCTGCTGGTGAAAAAAATCTTCAAGCGTCAACTGGAACTGTTTCAGCCACCTGAAGGTAACAAGCCACCACCACCATTGATTCGTGCCATGCTGATCTTTACCTGTACTGGGGTGAGCTTTGCCCATGGTTCAAATGACGGTCAAAAAGGTATGGGTCTGATCATGTTAATCCTGATCGGCTGTGTGCCGTTGGCGTACTCGCTGAACAAAAATCTGGATGTACAACATATTCAGTCTTTTGGTCAGTTATCTGCACAAACAGCGGATGTGATCTATCCAAATCATCAGGATATTCCGGATGAACAAGCCCGTGATGTGATCACCAAGTACATTCAGACCAAGGAAATTACCCCTGAAGTCGTGCCTGCATTGGCAAGCTTGACGGATCATCTGGGTGAAAAAGTTGGTAGCTATACTAGCATTAAGGATGTTCCTGAAGCTCAAGTTTCTGAATTTCGCAACGACATGTACCTGAGCACCACAGCATTTAAACGTCTGGATAAAGCAGAAGCTTTACCAACAATGAGTGCTGCACAGGAAAAAACAGTAGATGAATACCGTGACAATCTGGATTCATTCCTGCAATACATCCCGACCTGGGTGAAAGTGGCGACAGCCTTGGCACTTGGTCTGGGTACGATGGTCGGCTGGAAGCGTATTGTCGTTACTGTCGGGGAGCGTATTGGTAAACAGCATATGACTTATGGTCAGGGTATGTCTGCCGAACTTGTTGCGATGTCAACCATTGCGGCAGCAGATGGCTTTGGTATGCCGGTATCCACTACCCATGTATTGAACTCTGCAGTAGCAGGTACCATGGTGGCGAACAAGTCAGGTCTGAACTTCCAGATGGTGAAAACCATTCTGTCTGCCTGGGTCTTTACCTTGCCAGCAACGATCTGTCTGTCAGGCGGTTTGTACTGGGTACTGTTAAAAGTGTTCTAA
- a CDS encoding rhomboid family intramembrane serine protease has translation MLDLPFNHTVTIILITCIVSFIAFSKETVMNRLIFWPPALQRGQYDRFITHGFIHADGAHLLFNMITLFFFGSVIESFYRQYLYDLGFILFYLGGLIAAILPSYLKHKNDARWASLGASGAVSAVLFAYILFEPWKLIFVFFIPVPAIIFAVLYVAYSIWSGKKGNSNINHSAHLWGAAYGVVMTIILEPRLIPHFLNKLMQVPF, from the coding sequence ATGCTTGATTTACCTTTTAATCATACCGTGACCATTATTCTGATCACCTGTATTGTGTCATTTATTGCTTTCTCCAAAGAGACGGTGATGAATCGCCTGATTTTCTGGCCGCCGGCACTGCAACGTGGACAATACGACCGCTTTATTACGCATGGCTTTATCCATGCGGATGGTGCACATCTGTTGTTCAACATGATTACCCTGTTCTTTTTTGGCAGCGTGATTGAAAGCTTTTATCGTCAATATCTGTATGACCTGGGTTTTATCCTGTTTTACCTTGGTGGTCTGATCGCAGCCATTCTGCCAAGTTACCTAAAGCATAAAAATGATGCGCGCTGGGCCAGTTTAGGTGCTTCCGGTGCAGTGTCGGCTGTGCTGTTTGCCTATATTCTGTTTGAACCTTGGAAGTTGATCTTTGTGTTCTTCATTCCGGTTCCTGCCATTATTTTTGCTGTGCTGTACGTAGCCTATAGCATCTGGTCAGGCAAAAAAGGCAATAGCAATATTAATCACAGCGCGCATTTATGGGGAGCGGCTTACGGGGTAGTCATGACGATTATTCTGGAGCCACGCCTGATTCCGCATTTCCTGAATAAACTGATGCAGGTTCCGTTTTAA
- the nfuA gene encoding Fe-S biogenesis protein NfuA: protein MSTENSSTPVVGEIPNLLITPTAQEYLKDLLDKQNTPGIGVRVFVEHPGTPRAECCMAYSAPDEVVPTDYKQEYPDFPAFIDSPSIPYLLDAVIDYNKDRFGGQLTFRAPNSKVPRVGPDASVEERITYVLQSEINPGLAGHGGNCALVEVKEDPEKGLTAVLKFGGGCQGCSAIDITLKQGVETTLKQHVPELMHVVDETDHSQSEGAYMK from the coding sequence ATGTCGACTGAGAACAGCAGCACTCCAGTTGTTGGTGAAATTCCCAACTTATTGATTACACCAACAGCACAAGAGTATTTAAAGGATCTACTGGATAAACAGAACACCCCGGGTATTGGTGTGCGTGTTTTTGTAGAGCATCCGGGTACTCCTCGCGCTGAATGTTGCATGGCCTATAGTGCACCTGATGAAGTTGTACCGACAGATTATAAGCAGGAATATCCTGATTTCCCTGCTTTTATCGACTCGCCATCTATTCCGTATTTACTCGATGCCGTGATTGACTACAACAAAGACCGTTTTGGTGGTCAGTTGACTTTCCGTGCGCCGAACTCTAAAGTGCCACGCGTAGGGCCAGATGCATCGGTAGAAGAGCGTATTACCTATGTATTGCAGTCTGAAATTAACCCGGGCCTAGCAGGCCATGGCGGTAACTGTGCACTGGTTGAAGTCAAAGAAGACCCTGAAAAAGGTTTAACCGCTGTACTTAAATTTGGTGGTGGTTGCCAGGGTTGTTCAGCGATTGATATCACCTTGAAACAAGGCGTAGAAACCACATTAAAACAGCATGTACCTGAATTAATGCATGTCGTTGATGAAACGGATCATAGTCAGTCTGAAGGTGCGTATATGAAATAA
- a CDS encoding alpha/beta fold hydrolase, giving the protein MKKIIKLRSKMICSAVVALSMALPGLTHAQILFSQKNETSAKVLQQHLLQERSLAGLKSKTLKIGEVTWSYSEGGAKNKPSILLIHGLAGTRDNWNRVAQFLTPYYHVIIPDLPSNGDTKVPDNFDVSVPNVTSQLRLFIETLNVDENLHIAGHSLGGSIATVYASQYPFDTQSLFLINSAGLYKMGNTSYTKDPQALKDLIVSKPGDLQDVSKQLMQNPPVIPYQLRHAQEKLLISRAEQTSKSIDQVVMLNRIYTPETFARLTRTVEAPTLILWGRQDRIINVEVVKELHALLKRAEKPVILNNVGHMPILEAEKQVAQHYLPFLAKTQTLKNPLADKLIPLN; this is encoded by the coding sequence ATGAAGAAAATAATAAAATTGCGCTCGAAAATGATTTGTTCAGCCGTGGTTGCCTTAAGCATGGCATTACCGGGCCTGACACATGCTCAAATACTGTTTAGCCAGAAAAATGAAACATCTGCCAAAGTCTTGCAGCAGCATCTGTTGCAGGAACGCAGCCTTGCCGGTCTCAAATCCAAGACCCTCAAAATTGGCGAGGTCACCTGGAGCTATAGCGAAGGCGGCGCCAAGAACAAACCATCCATTCTACTGATTCATGGTCTGGCCGGCACGCGCGACAACTGGAACCGGGTTGCCCAGTTTCTGACGCCCTATTATCATGTCATTATTCCGGATCTGCCGAGCAACGGCGACACCAAAGTTCCGGACAATTTTGATGTTTCTGTGCCCAATGTGACCTCGCAACTGCGTCTATTTATTGAAACCTTAAATGTGGATGAGAATTTACATATTGCCGGACATTCCTTGGGCGGCTCGATTGCTACGGTGTATGCCTCTCAATACCCTTTCGATACGCAAAGCCTGTTTTTAATCAATAGCGCTGGCCTCTACAAAATGGGGAATACGTCCTATACCAAAGACCCACAGGCCTTAAAAGATCTCATCGTCAGCAAGCCCGGTGATCTGCAAGATGTTTCCAAACAGCTGATGCAGAACCCGCCGGTGATTCCTTATCAGTTACGACATGCACAGGAAAAACTGCTGATTTCACGCGCTGAACAAACCAGTAAATCGATTGATCAGGTGGTGATGCTAAACCGGATTTATACACCGGAAACCTTTGCTCGCCTGACCCGCACGGTAGAAGCACCGACCTTGATTTTGTGGGGCAGACAGGATCGGATCATTAATGTCGAAGTAGTTAAAGAACTGCATGCCCTGCTGAAACGTGCCGAAAAACCGGTGATTTTAAACAATGTCGGGCATATGCCGATTCTGGAAGCAGAAAAACAGGTCGCACAACATTATTTGCCTTTTCTGGCCAAGACGCAGACCCTAAAAAACCCGCTTGCTGATAAACTCATTCCTTTAAATTAA
- a CDS encoding TonB-dependent receptor domain-containing protein has translation MNKPFLKTTLAFAVFTAMTVSVQAQDQVTEEKEGVLQSETTKLQTIVVTATGYEQDLAKAPASITVIDRGELDKREYNDITDVLRNTPGVVVSGSGSAQTISIRGMSSNYTLFLVDGKRQYGKDVNPNGDDGGFEKNILPPLAAIERIEIIRGPASTLYGTDAMGGVVNIITKKVSDEWSGNVELGTIIQDSSRSGDIKNASAYLAGPLIADKLGLQLAVNKQERNEDRYVGGFRGTERESLNSRLTYAINDDHDVQVEANFVQQESTTSVGETVAPAQGAADSFSRNYRNVYSLTHNGRYSDNLDSSSYIQYENSKNPDRGNTELGTKGITLDTWTANSQWNLALGDHTLSFGGYLKDEKLVDKATNRNPNAPEFSELTRWSAAAFFEDTWSITDRFDLTAGLRYDHDENYSGHLSPRLYGVYSINDNFVVKGGVATGYKQPDIRAATDGFYSVTGGGGAPLATGRGIIRANPDLEPESSVSTELGFNWKNDYINTSLTGFITKYEDRITEVRACETDTDGTTTNRNNWQNWKCFEGDIPFYFISERINVDEAEIRGVEATVEASLNDYTTLTANYTYTDSEFKSGAFKGQPLNQMPEHMFNIGVNYELNDALNVWSRLHHRSETSAYLSRTSIAQPNPGYQFVDVGFNYKFSPNLTGKFGVYNLLDEKAEDIDGDQLLDGRRYGISLNAKF, from the coding sequence ATGAATAAGCCATTCTTAAAAACAACTTTAGCTTTTGCCGTATTCACAGCAATGACTGTTTCAGTACAAGCACAAGACCAAGTTACTGAAGAAAAAGAAGGCGTATTGCAGTCTGAGACGACCAAGTTACAAACGATTGTGGTGACTGCAACAGGTTATGAGCAAGATTTGGCTAAAGCACCTGCTTCCATTACTGTGATTGATCGTGGAGAATTGGATAAACGTGAATATAACGACATTACTGATGTGCTGCGTAATACGCCTGGGGTCGTGGTTTCGGGTTCGGGTTCTGCACAGACCATCAGTATTCGAGGCATGAGTTCAAACTACACCTTGTTTCTGGTCGATGGTAAGCGTCAATATGGCAAGGATGTGAACCCGAATGGGGATGATGGCGGTTTTGAGAAAAATATTCTGCCACCACTTGCCGCCATCGAACGTATTGAAATTATTCGTGGTCCAGCTTCTACACTGTATGGTACGGATGCTATGGGCGGGGTAGTCAATATCATTACCAAAAAAGTGTCTGATGAATGGTCTGGCAATGTTGAATTAGGAACCATCATTCAGGACAGTAGCCGTTCAGGTGATATCAAAAATGCTTCTGCATATCTTGCGGGTCCTTTGATTGCAGACAAGCTGGGCTTGCAGCTGGCAGTCAATAAGCAGGAACGTAATGAAGACCGTTATGTGGGCGGTTTTCGTGGCACAGAACGTGAAAGCTTAAATTCACGTCTGACCTATGCCATTAATGATGATCATGATGTACAAGTTGAAGCCAATTTCGTGCAGCAGGAATCAACTACGTCTGTAGGGGAAACGGTAGCACCTGCTCAAGGTGCTGCAGATTCATTCTCGCGTAATTATCGTAATGTTTATTCATTAACCCATAATGGCCGTTATAGCGATAACTTGGACAGTTCATCTTATATTCAATATGAAAATTCAAAAAATCCGGATCGTGGAAATACGGAACTCGGCACCAAAGGGATTACCCTGGATACTTGGACAGCCAATAGTCAATGGAACTTAGCCTTAGGTGATCATACGCTGTCATTCGGGGGATATCTTAAAGATGAAAAACTGGTCGATAAAGCGACTAACCGTAATCCTAATGCACCTGAATTTAGTGAATTAACACGTTGGTCTGCTGCCGCTTTCTTTGAAGACACCTGGAGTATTACGGATCGCTTCGATTTAACCGCCGGTCTACGTTATGACCATGATGAAAACTATAGCGGTCATTTATCGCCACGCCTCTATGGAGTCTATTCTATAAATGATAACTTTGTGGTAAAAGGCGGTGTGGCCACAGGGTATAAGCAGCCTGATATTCGTGCAGCAACAGATGGATTCTATAGTGTTACAGGTGGTGGTGGTGCACCCTTAGCAACAGGTCGTGGCATCATCCGTGCTAATCCAGATTTAGAACCTGAATCAAGTGTATCTACTGAATTGGGTTTCAACTGGAAAAATGATTATATCAATACATCGCTGACTGGCTTTATCACTAAATATGAAGATCGTATTACGGAAGTTCGTGCCTGTGAAACCGATACTGATGGCACCACAACAAACCGTAATAACTGGCAGAATTGGAAATGCTTCGAAGGAGATATTCCATTCTACTTTATTAGTGAACGGATCAACGTGGATGAAGCAGAAATTCGTGGTGTAGAAGCAACCGTAGAAGCCAGTCTGAATGACTACACAACATTGACGGCAAACTATACCTATACTGATTCAGAGTTTAAGTCAGGTGCTTTTAAAGGACAGCCACTGAACCAGATGCCAGAACACATGTTTAATATTGGCGTGAATTATGAGCTAAATGATGCATTAAACGTCTGGAGCCGCTTGCACCATCGTTCTGAAACCTCTGCATACCTGAGCCGTACTTCTATCGCTCAGCCAAATCCAGGTTACCAATTTGTAGATGTCGGCTTTAACTATAAATTCAGTCCGAATCTAACAGGTAAATTTGGTGTCTATAACCTACTGGATGAAAAAGCTGAAGATATTGATGGTGATCAATTGTTAGATGGCCGTCGTTACGGTATCAGCCTGAATGCAAAATTCTAA